ggatttgaattttaaaaaaacccatAAACTTTCTGCCAAAGTTTATGTGAGAAATACatgaaacagagaaaaatacacgctttatcttttttttgttatacctgcggaaaaaaaaattgtgtattatCTGTAGAGaatggaaacaattttatagacaaaaaatatttaaacccgaaagaaacatgaaatttgttcataaaattctaaaagacTGATCCAATTTTTGATCGATACAGTTTATAGTCTTGGAAGTCGTTCAACATCAGTAGATTTATCACAGACTGAtcgaatctgaaattaaatttgaaagtgaATCCATTAATTTGTTAGCTTACCTGAAACAGTTTGCAAATTTAGTATTCCTATCATCTATAGCAAAACTACAATACACTTGAGCACCTGGGGGATTCATACAATTCTTGTCAAGTGCGCAGAGGATCCACCTGTTAATAATAACAATAGTTGAAAACAACCACTGATCAAAAATACCATTTGAAAGTCTGAATTGTATACTCAGtccttgaaaaaaacattgtattGGCACCCATCTGACCACCAAGATTGGGATCTTTTAATAGAGGAATCGAATTTGATGGGAAGTAATCtaacaaatctgaaatttgaataattgattaaaaactGAACTTGAATAGTTTTTAGCTACCTGTGAACAAAGTCGCAAAGTTACTGTGACTGGAATGAATAAAATAGTAAATTGAAATAGGCTGAAACAatatttaccaatttttaaaaattaacaacgaTGCACTTACAACTTTAGTAACTGATTTCtttgtattttctgaaatttccttGAATAAATTCTCAATCATACCAGGTTTCTTCACTGAAATATGTGCATCCATCCACCATATATTTTCATAATCTTTCATAACTTCTGCTAGAATCAATGGCTTAAATCGATACTCCATCCAATGATTTGTATAATTTGGATATCCACTTGTATTGAAAACACGAACTTCGagatttgaaaactgttttttgatagtttggGTATAGAATTTGTTAAGTCCAAGACTATACAAAATGAATTTAGCATTATGATAGAATTTGTAAACAGAGCCAATTGAATGTGTCGCCTCGTTGAAATGATTTTCGGAGACTGCGGAGACAAATAccatatttttcgaatttttctccgAATCCGCAAGATCCACGTATGGCCCGGGATTTTCAacaagatctgaaaaaaattaaaaatcggttcGGAGTTGAATATTATATTACTAAGTTTTTCTAGGATCGTCAAACTCGCACAGTCAAACTTTTTGCCAATTGAGGTTGAGTTCTGCGGATCCGTATAACAGAAATTATAGGATTTTCCAGTTGTTTTAGATATACAATTACAATCCACCGGCTCCACTTTTGCCGCTGGGGGTGGAGTTGCGACGTGTGGTGTTTTAGTAGATGACGTGGAAATGACCCTTGATGCAATTCGTGTAGTTTCTTGTAGCTGTTCAGTTTGTATTGCTAACCGAGGAATTGCTACGGTGTCCTAAAATgcatagaaattttaattattggaactttagttattcaaaataataaaagttaCCTTATAATCTTTATTTCTTGTGTAATGTAAAGAAAATAAGAAGCCGGAAAATGTCACTCCAAGGATAAAAAGAAGCGGACCTCGCATTGAATTCTTCATGTTCAGACAGcctgaatttttgtttaagaTCAATGTAATAAAAGAATCTCAAGATTAAATATCATTCGAATGAATAGATAACCAATGACGAATATCAGAAAAGCCCTAAAGTTGGTGAATAGGCGTTATTTCTGCAGATGTCAGCTACTACGTCAGaatgcattttttatatttctgcAAACTTGCAAGAAAGTGACCTTTGTTAAGAATGTACCCGAAGTCTTCGGGTTAGTGAGGTTTGCTATGGAACAATTAATTAACCATTTGAAGGCCCGAGAGAAGCTTACCAGTAAAAGGGACGTTGAATtcgaacaaaacaaaaattagaactGATTTGTTTAGACCACCCCAGTTTACTTGAATTCGTGGGTAGTATGTCCGTGGGAAGGTCAGCgtcgttttaatttttaattttcgaattatatttatgaaaaatcactaaaaattcttattttgaaccaccctcatttttaaatgatcTTTCGATCTATAATACTTTGACATGACTACACAAAAAAAGGTATTtacaaagaaaatatgaagcatgcaaaaaaatgttctcagTCTCTCCGGCGTAAGATCgacatctaaaattttgaattttatggagATGACAAAGAAAACGTTCGGAAAAAAGGCTTGCGCAAAAACCAACACGTTAGAACACAGATCAGCATCACAATATATTCTTGCTCGACGAAACATAAAGtgtttggaaaacttttgaaaatggcgGAGAATGGCTTCCAGGGCAACAAAGTTACTAATTTATGAGCCGTCTCTTATTCATTGGGAAAAAACTGCGACAGAAAAAACCGATCACCTAGAATCGAAAAGAAGAGTGTATGGATTGTGCTTACTATTAGAAACAATAACGAcatatcattttaaaaatttcccagTGTACTTTTCCAACCATTAATACACATGTTGTGCttaattttaatcaattattCAAGTCCTGcagtgtttttgttttaagtcggcacatttttcagaatatccaCAGCAACGCTCTTATTTGATCGAATGACATTTCAGCCTGTCTACATTGCCGCACTCTTTAtacttttatttgattatcagCTATCTGAttctaaaattagaaaaattgataatgttTGCAAGCGGGGTAGTTATtcgatcaaaaatttgtttcagaattaTGGAAGTTTTCAAGCTTGTCTTCAAGAAACAGATATCatctaaaactaaaaatactTATCGAAAGATCGAAAGAGGGGTTCGGAACAACAGACCTTCCACAGTCGTAcacatttatttgaaaaaaaaagaaaaaaattctaactaTAAGTCATcagttttctcaaataaagtttcaaatatttttgcaaatctAGAGAAAGCAACTCATGCAATTCATGAATGAAGCTGTAAATGTACCGTATCTTCTCTCTGTTAATCAATTTCTCACGAATTCCCGCATGTTTAAGCATTTTGAGAGTAGAAGCTATTACGATATTCATTTTGAGCGATTTTTTGCTTAACGTTTTGCATATTTTCAAACGTTCTCTGGATGCACGAAAATGAACCAATTTTGTTTcgtaattcgaaaaatgatgTGCGAAAAACAATGACAAATTTTTATCGTAGAATCTCAACCGTTAATCATGCCCACTGTCTTGAAACCGCGAAAATAAGTAAACTATTCCTTGAATTATTACTAATTTCAACTGAATACCAAGAACAAAGCCAGAAACGTGGTTTAAAATTCTATAACaatgaaacaaataaatggtctattcaaaaatattccttTTCCTCCACCTACTCACAgtcaaattcagtttttaattgttgatgGATCATTTGTTTGTGCAGTTGTTACAATTGGATATGATATTGAGAATTTGCGGGGAAAAATGAGATACTAATATGCAATTCACCGGAAAGGAGGCCTTTGTTTGAAATAAGGATTTAAAAGCTGAATAAATACAAGACAAACTCAATTCGAAACTGCAAGATTACAACAGATCGGAATCATATTTCCGGGTTTATGGTTGTAAACcatggaagtttttttttgaatgccttacaatttattccaaaatacCAATTCATAAAATTGTCAATAGAAAATCATATACAAATATTTGAAGTGTCTTGAAAACCTTTTGATAGGACCTATACAGATTATCGAAGAAACACGTTTTCTTTATAACAGTGTCAC
This is a stretch of genomic DNA from Caenorhabditis elegans chromosome V. It encodes these proteins:
- the C16D9.5 gene encoding Alpha-1,6-mannosyl-glycoprotein 6-beta-N-acetylglucosaminyltransferase (Confirmed by transcript evidence) → MKNSMRGPLLFILGVTFSGFLFSLHYTRNKDYKDTVAIPRLAIQTEQLQETTRIASRVISTSSTKTPHVATPPPAAKVEPVDCNCISKTTGKSYNFCYTDPQNSTSIGKKFDCASLTILEKLNLVENPGPYVDLADSEKNSKNMVFVSAVSENHFNEATHSIGSVYKFYHNAKFILYSLGLNKFYTQTIKKQFSNLEVRVFNTSGYPNYTNHWMEYRFKPLILAEVMKDYENIWWMDAHISVKKPGMIENLFKEISENTKKSVTKVPISIYYFIHSSHSNFATLFTDLLDYFPSNSIPLLKDPNLGGQMGANTMFFSRTEYTIQTFKWWILCALDKNCMNPPGAQVYCSFAIDDRNTKFANCFRFDQSVINLLMLNDFQDYKLYRSKIGSVF